The Spirosoma foliorum genome has a window encoding:
- the arfB gene encoding alternative ribosome rescue aminoacyl-tRNA hydrolase ArfB, with protein sequence MDATRLQPELQYQFARSGGAGGQNVNKVATKAELRFDVRNSLLLTDDERAILEEKLATKLTTEGELVLTHQTERTQLANKEKVTKKFYRLIEKAFEVPKPRKATKPSKASIEERIAQKKQKGDTKVNRRKVDY encoded by the coding sequence ATGGATGCCACCCGTTTACAACCCGAATTGCAATACCAGTTTGCCCGTAGTGGGGGAGCAGGTGGACAGAATGTGAATAAAGTAGCGACAAAGGCTGAATTGCGTTTCGATGTGCGGAATTCGCTTTTGCTTACCGATGACGAACGGGCTATTCTGGAAGAAAAATTAGCGACTAAACTGACTACTGAGGGCGAACTGGTACTGACTCACCAGACCGAACGTACGCAACTGGCCAACAAGGAGAAGGTCACAAAGAAGTTTTATCGACTGATTGAAAAAGCATTCGAAGTTCCCAAACCTCGAAAAGCCACGAAGCCCTCAAAAGCCTCCATTGAAGAGCGTATTGCCCAGAAAAAGCAGAAAGGTGATACGAAAGTCAACCGCCGGAAAGTCGATTATTGA
- a CDS encoding RNA polymerase sigma-70 factor, protein MQVRQLTDPLNQPFPANSIPPSPAGEPVEPTDDKTIANDTELFIRRTFAENPQKGCELLFRRYHQALCSHAIRFVYSKETAEDLVSDVFCKFWKTKAYENVTSSYRYYLFRSVRNEAYNYLRLEFQELDDIETADVQESASGQRPDQIVQFDEVMHRVEEMVESLSPQCRKVFLLSRFEGKKYQTIANELGLSIKTVEVHISKALNTVRKGLKDHWLLTLITIGYWLPV, encoded by the coding sequence ATGCAAGTACGTCAACTGACTGATCCTTTAAACCAGCCTTTTCCGGCTAACTCGATACCCCCGAGTCCGGCCGGAGAACCCGTTGAGCCAACAGACGATAAAACCATTGCCAACGATACGGAGCTGTTCATTCGGCGGACGTTTGCCGAAAACCCACAAAAAGGGTGTGAACTACTCTTCCGCCGGTATCACCAGGCGCTTTGCAGCCATGCTATCCGGTTCGTCTATTCGAAAGAAACGGCCGAAGATCTGGTGAGTGATGTTTTTTGCAAGTTCTGGAAAACCAAGGCCTACGAAAATGTAACGTCGTCGTATCGCTACTATTTGTTTCGTAGTGTTCGTAACGAAGCCTACAACTACCTCCGATTAGAATTTCAGGAACTGGACGATATCGAAACCGCCGACGTTCAGGAAAGTGCCTCCGGCCAGCGCCCCGACCAGATTGTCCAGTTCGACGAAGTAATGCATCGGGTGGAAGAAATGGTCGAATCGCTTTCGCCACAATGCCGTAAAGTCTTTTTGCTGAGCCGGTTTGAAGGAAAGAAATACCAAACCATTGCGAACGAATTGGGGCTGTCGATCAAAACGGTGGAAGTCCACATTAGCAAAGCACTCAACACCGTCCGGAAGGGTCTGAAAGACCACTGGTTACTCACGCTGATAACAATCGGGTATTGGCTGCCTGTCTGA
- a CDS encoding FecR family protein — translation MESEINKELIFSHFARKVSPLQRELIAQWVRDKANEEQYYEWLEEWESGHPQYLAQTEQSIEAYTAFLAANPHTHEHPSSETAVTYAVSRPWNRPFWLVAASVVLIASMAGLLFRDKLIYQTYSTAFGETRSIKLADGSQVILNANSSLRVPRWGFGRTTREVLLAGEAKFSVTHTADDQTFVVKTAKGLDVVVLGTEFTVFTRKRGARVVLNKGKVQLHYQENKIAKQVTMKPGDFVTLDPENHIALKTFKQSQFPTASQEKRFVFEETTLEEVAYMLEENYGLRVDIKNQALAQRILMGSFQADNVDQLLLSISELLDINVVRQGNHVQIMEK, via the coding sequence ATGGAATCAGAAATTAATAAAGAGTTGATATTTAGTCATTTCGCCCGGAAAGTTTCTCCGCTTCAACGCGAACTGATAGCCCAGTGGGTTCGCGACAAAGCGAATGAGGAACAGTACTATGAGTGGCTAGAAGAGTGGGAGAGTGGACATCCGCAATATCTGGCGCAAACGGAGCAGAGTATTGAGGCATACACAGCGTTTTTGGCTGCGAATCCGCATACGCATGAACACCCGTCCAGTGAAACGGCAGTCACTTACGCTGTGTCGCGGCCCTGGAATCGGCCATTTTGGTTAGTGGCAGCGTCTGTTGTCTTGATTGCCAGTATGGCTGGCCTATTGTTTCGCGACAAGCTCATTTACCAGACCTATTCAACAGCGTTTGGCGAAACGCGATCAATAAAGCTGGCCGATGGAAGCCAGGTTATTCTGAATGCGAACTCCAGCCTTCGTGTACCCCGCTGGGGGTTTGGGCGTACCACCCGCGAAGTCCTGTTAGCTGGTGAAGCCAAGTTTTCAGTTACTCACACGGCTGACGATCAGACGTTTGTCGTGAAGACTGCCAAAGGACTAGACGTAGTTGTATTGGGTACGGAGTTTACTGTTTTTACCCGAAAACGAGGAGCCAGAGTTGTGCTGAATAAGGGAAAAGTTCAGCTTCATTATCAGGAGAATAAAATCGCGAAACAGGTAACGATGAAGCCCGGCGATTTCGTTACGCTCGACCCTGAGAATCATATCGCGTTGAAAACGTTCAAACAGTCGCAGTTCCCTACGGCTAGTCAGGAAAAGCGATTTGTATTTGAGGAAACCACTCTGGAAGAAGTGGCCTATATGCTGGAAGAAAATTATGGGCTTCGGGTCGACATTAAAAATCAGGCACTGGCGCAACGTATACTGATGGGTTCGTTCCAGGCGGACAATGTCGATCAACTTCTATTATCCATCTCAGAGCTGTTAGACATCAACGTGGTTCGCCAGGGAAATCATGTCCAAATCATGGAGAAATAG
- a CDS encoding SusC/RagA family TonB-linked outer membrane protein: MTNHLRNVSNVSLLSMLLLVGFHPGWSQSVVLASNVQQKRPETSKAIGRQLKDVLNDLKNQYGVNIMFELRTVDGLSVSPEALNSKSTLDKNLESLLRPLGLRYKKVNDNSYLILGDKKVKKVAFLDDQHSESTLNQEQSTQLESTAKLPSGSGLELVKTDAKVAVDQPVTGTVKSESGETLPGVNVVIKNTTKGTTTDANGKFTLDVPATAILVFSGIGFVTKEVPVNGRSRLDVSLVTDNKQLDEVVVVGYGTQKRESLTNSVSQIGGEEIARRPVSNIQQSLQGQLPGVTVLDQGGSPGRSNTSIRVRGITTFNINGIGNTAGTNNGSGGYDMTKNDALVIVDGIEQRLSDINPDDIETVSVLKDAASTAIYGSRATNGVVLVTTKRAKGSKVQVEYNGYYAIQNSINKPHMMGIEDYMRMQVAAYTNAGSALPARFTEQSIQAYVTATDREKYPLPNTWFQTVLHAAPQQNHTIAVSGGNESIRTRLSMRYQDQAGIITHYSSKIGEIRLNTDYTISSKLRLSGDINYRYNYSQAPTVDPINFLLHGSLWAVPKYADGTYGLSTQGNNPLMYAEIGGDSKRSTDYLAGYVKGEWEITDGLTFSTQIAGRGFFTQEKNFANSYVNTDKNTNITKTVANNTLTEVRNTLREYTLINLLTYERRFGDHNFKALLGYSQIGNTQTFLSAYRERFYNNDIQSIGQGANDGTKNNSGSDAIYGLRSYFGRVNYDYNGKYLVEVNGRYDGSSKFTGAKQYSFFPSFSGGWRISKENFWQSLQQTVSELKVRGSWGITGNQSVNLYSYYAALASSGYDFNGAAVQGYRQTTLANTDLGWESTTQLDLGLDASFLRGRLNLTVDYYRKLTNDILLNLDIPATIGLVAPPQNAGSVENKGWEFSLNYRGAKSASGFQYNLGGNLSINSNKVVDLKGTGPYILGSDIDPRYIIAVGLPINTLWGYKTDGLFQTQEQITNYKATYAANTKPGDVKYIDANGDGKIDANDMTNIGNTFPKFTFGLNSNFSYRNFELNLLFQGAAKVATRLAGALAEMGNQEGFTPSIYTNNYWTPDHPDARFPRPLKFDLRNVATSDRLIIDGSYVRLKNIQLAYSLPSAIASKVRLNRIRAYVSATNVLTFSKLNEWNLDPEAGSGRAVYYPQTSLYTLGLNLQF, from the coding sequence ATGACAAATCATTTACGAAACGTCTCCAATGTGAGTCTGCTATCGATGTTGTTGCTGGTTGGGTTTCATCCCGGCTGGTCGCAGTCGGTTGTTCTGGCCAGCAATGTTCAGCAAAAGCGACCCGAAACCAGCAAAGCAATCGGCCGCCAGCTTAAGGATGTACTCAACGACCTGAAAAATCAGTATGGGGTAAATATTATGTTCGAGTTGCGAACGGTAGACGGCCTGTCGGTATCGCCCGAAGCTCTGAATAGCAAATCAACGCTCGATAAAAACCTGGAGAGCCTGTTACGTCCGCTGGGGTTGCGCTACAAAAAAGTAAACGACAATTCGTACCTGATTCTGGGCGATAAAAAGGTGAAGAAAGTAGCTTTTCTTGACGACCAGCACTCGGAGTCTACCCTCAATCAGGAGCAAAGTACTCAACTGGAGTCGACCGCGAAACTGCCGTCAGGTTCAGGACTCGAACTGGTTAAAACAGATGCAAAAGTAGCCGTTGATCAGCCGGTTACAGGTACGGTAAAAAGCGAATCTGGTGAAACCCTGCCCGGCGTCAATGTCGTTATCAAGAATACGACGAAAGGGACGACTACCGATGCTAACGGCAAGTTTACGCTCGACGTACCAGCCACGGCCATTCTGGTTTTTTCGGGTATTGGGTTTGTGACGAAAGAGGTACCTGTAAACGGTCGTAGCCGTCTTGACGTGTCGCTGGTGACCGACAATAAACAGCTCGATGAGGTGGTGGTCGTGGGTTACGGTACGCAAAAGCGCGAAAGCCTGACCAATTCGGTATCACAAATCGGGGGCGAAGAGATTGCCCGACGGCCAGTCTCGAACATCCAGCAGTCGTTGCAGGGGCAGTTGCCCGGCGTTACGGTACTCGATCAGGGTGGATCGCCCGGTCGTTCCAATACCTCCATTCGAGTTCGTGGGATTACCACCTTCAATATCAATGGCATTGGTAACACAGCCGGTACCAACAATGGATCAGGCGGTTATGACATGACCAAAAACGATGCACTCGTGATTGTTGATGGAATTGAGCAGCGTCTGTCGGATATTAACCCGGATGATATTGAGACCGTTAGCGTGTTGAAAGATGCGGCTTCTACAGCTATTTATGGCTCAAGGGCGACAAACGGGGTTGTGCTCGTGACAACCAAACGGGCGAAAGGCAGCAAAGTACAGGTTGAATATAATGGCTATTACGCCATCCAGAATTCGATTAACAAGCCCCATATGATGGGCATTGAAGACTACATGCGGATGCAGGTTGCTGCTTATACCAACGCAGGTTCGGCTTTGCCCGCCCGTTTTACGGAGCAGTCTATCCAGGCGTATGTTACAGCCACCGATCGCGAGAAATACCCCTTGCCCAATACATGGTTCCAAACCGTATTGCACGCAGCTCCGCAGCAAAATCATACGATAGCGGTGTCGGGAGGCAATGAATCGATACGCACCCGATTAAGTATGCGGTATCAGGATCAGGCGGGTATTATCACCCATTATAGCAGCAAAATCGGTGAAATTCGCCTGAATACCGACTACACGATTTCATCGAAACTGCGTCTCAGTGGCGATATTAACTACCGCTACAACTACTCGCAGGCGCCAACCGTCGATCCCATCAATTTTCTACTGCATGGTTCGCTTTGGGCCGTGCCCAAATATGCCGATGGCACGTATGGCTTGAGTACACAGGGTAACAACCCGTTGATGTACGCCGAAATTGGGGGCGATTCGAAACGGTCGACGGATTATCTGGCGGGTTATGTCAAAGGCGAATGGGAGATTACGGATGGGCTGACATTCTCAACGCAGATTGCGGGACGGGGCTTTTTTACGCAGGAAAAGAATTTCGCCAATTCGTATGTCAACACCGACAAGAACACCAACATCACGAAGACGGTAGCGAACAACACCCTGACCGAAGTGCGCAATACGTTGCGGGAGTATACATTGATCAACTTGCTGACCTACGAACGGCGATTTGGCGACCACAACTTTAAGGCGCTCCTGGGTTATTCTCAAATCGGGAATACGCAAACCTTCCTGAGCGCCTACCGCGAACGGTTTTATAACAACGATATCCAGTCGATTGGGCAGGGCGCAAACGATGGTACGAAAAACAACTCTGGTAGCGATGCTATTTATGGGTTGCGGTCTTATTTCGGTCGGGTGAATTATGATTACAACGGAAAATACCTGGTTGAGGTAAACGGACGCTACGACGGTTCATCCAAGTTTACAGGGGCCAAGCAGTATAGTTTCTTCCCGTCGTTCTCGGGAGGCTGGCGCATTTCGAAGGAAAATTTCTGGCAGAGTCTTCAGCAAACCGTGAGTGAACTGAAAGTGCGCGGTTCCTGGGGGATAACGGGTAACCAGTCGGTAAATCTGTACAGTTATTATGCTGCACTCGCGTCCAGCGGGTACGACTTCAACGGAGCGGCTGTGCAAGGGTATCGGCAGACGACATTGGCCAATACCGATCTGGGCTGGGAGTCGACCACCCAACTGGATTTAGGGTTAGATGCGTCATTTCTGCGCGGACGTCTGAATTTAACCGTCGACTATTACCGAAAATTGACCAACGATATTCTGCTGAACCTCGACATCCCGGCCACTATTGGTCTGGTAGCTCCTCCCCAAAATGCAGGCTCGGTAGAAAACAAAGGCTGGGAGTTTAGTCTGAATTATCGTGGAGCTAAAAGTGCATCGGGTTTTCAGTATAATCTGGGAGGCAACCTGAGCATCAATAGCAATAAAGTTGTCGATCTGAAAGGTACAGGCCCTTACATCTTGGGGTCGGATATTGATCCACGCTATATCATTGCGGTTGGCCTGCCGATCAACACATTGTGGGGCTATAAAACAGACGGATTGTTCCAGACGCAGGAGCAGATCACCAATTACAAGGCTACGTATGCGGCCAACACGAAGCCGGGCGATGTGAAATACATTGATGCAAACGGCGATGGTAAGATCGACGCGAATGACATGACGAACATCGGGAACACCTTTCCTAAATTCACGTTTGGTCTTAACTCGAATTTCTCATACCGGAATTTCGAACTGAACCTGCTGTTTCAGGGAGCTGCCAAAGTAGCTACGCGTTTGGCGGGTGCACTGGCCGAAATGGGCAATCAGGAAGGATTTACGCCTTCGATTTACACCAACAATTACTGGACGCCCGACCATCCCGACGCTCGCTTCCCCCGGCCCCTGAAGTTTGATTTACGGAATGTAGCTACCTCCGACCGACTGATTATCGACGGCTCGTATGTTCGGTTGAAAAACATTCAGTTGGCTTATTCGCTACCATCGGCTATTGCGTCTAAAGTGCGTCTGAATCGCATTCGAGCCTACGTGTCGGCTACGAACGTGCTTACTTTCTCGAAGTTGAATGAGTGGAATCTGGACCCGGAAGCTGGATCGGGTCGGGCGGTTTATTACCCGCAAACGTCGCTGTATACGCTCGGACTCAACCTGCAATTCTAA